ACGGATCAACCTGCTCACTATATTACTGTGAAAGAACCCGTCGCCATCCTGGCGCCGAACGGAAGTTTTCTGGTTTTCACCCCCTGTACGGATCCGGTGCCGCAGCTCAATCTGGATGTTGCTGTAAACTTCAAAACAGCCATTGGCCAGCAGCGGCTTAAAATCCGATTGACCCCTGAAACCGGGCGCTACGGCTCACTCGCCCGAACCAACTGCTCGTTTACTCAAATGCTGTTCACAAAAACCATTGGCAAACTTTTCGCTGATGTCAGGAATCTTGGCTATACCAACAAGAACATCCTCGTGGCAGGACGCCGGAAGTATTACAATACCCCCACGATGATCCATGACGGAAAGTCGCTTGAACCGGTTTGGCACCGCACGATTCTTGATCTGGCGGCGGCACTGGCTCTTATCGATACCGGACGGTTCGTCGGGAATGTCTACTCTTACAAAGCTGGACACGCACTGGACGTAATCATGGTTCGCAAACTATTTGAACGTGACCTGTTCTGTACCTACAAGTAAGGAAAGCCCTCCGTGTCAAACCATCAACTCAAACGCTGGCTTCTGATTAATTACGCGGGCTATCCTTTCACCTCCAGCAGCCTGATGCCCGACAATGGTCTGGCGAATCTGGCGGGCATCATCCTCGCCACAGGCGGGGAAGTGACCATCCTCGATTATGGTACCGTCAGTACCGTTGCCCGAATGACCTCGCCTGAGTTGGAACAGCGCCTCACTTGCGCCTGGAGCAATCTGCGTAGCACAAAGCCGGGAGCAGTCTCAGCCCTCCGAAAACTTGCCACCCTGACCGTTCTCCCCGGCGCGGAACGGGAACGCCAGCGGCTTCAGGATTCGCTGATAGAAGACATCGGCAGGGAACTGATCGCGCATATTCGAAGCAAGGACATCCAGGCGGTTGGATTCAAACTCTGGAACGGCGATGGACTATCCGGTTCGGCTGTGCTGGCCCACCGCATACGCCGGGAATGCCCAGGAGTCAAAATCTTCGGGGGTGGACCCCATGTGGATCTCTTTCAGGATCGCCTCCTCCGTCGCTACCCGTTCTTTGACGCGATGATCTATGGAGAAGGAGAGGACACCCTCCGCGAGCTCTGCACTGATGGTGCTGCCTCGGAAGCCTATCCAGGAATACCCAATCTGATCTACAGCACCGGCAGCGATATCCATATGACCGAGGAGAAAATGGTCATGGATCTCGATTCTCTGCCCATGCCCGTTTATGATCCAGTCGTATATCCCGCCATGGCGGGCGATGAGAAAATTAAGATCATCGTCATCGATGAGAGCCGAGGCTGCCGTAACGACTGCGCCTTCTGCATCCATCCGATCAAAAGCCACAAGAATGTCCGGATGAAAAGCATCAGCCGGCTGATGCGGGAGGTACACCGGCTTCAGAACGATTACGGGTTTAACGCCTTCCGGTTCGCCGGGTCCTGTACCCCCTACTCCCTGTTGAACGACTTTGCAGCCGAAGTGGTTCGACAAGCCATTCCCTTGCAATATGCCTCCTTCGCCCATATCCATCACAGTGGGGAGGCAAATTTTGAGTTGATCCGCCAATCGGGCTGTGTAGCCCTTTTCTTCGGTATTGAATCCGGGAGCCAACAGATTCTGGATCGCCTCCAAAAACGGATTACAACCGCAGAGATCACCCAGGCGATCCAACGCGCCAATCAGGCCGGGTTGTTTACAGTTGGAAGTTTGATCTTTCCGGCACCGGGCGATACGCCCGGGACCGCCGCCGAAACGCTCGAACTCATCCGGGGTCTCCATCTGGGATCCATCACCCTGCAACCCCCCATCGTGATGCCCCGGACCCGCTGGTTCGAGAATCCGGGCTCGTTCGGTTTCGGGATTGCAGATATGGAGAAATACCTCAACATCGGCATGACCTGGAAAGTGAAGCTCCAGCTACCACCCAGATTTTGGAATCCCCTCCCCATCACGCTTGATGGACGATCGTATCGCAAGATGCTGGCCCGAACCGCTGAATTTGCGAAACAGCTGGCGCCTATGGGCATTCCCACATCCATTTCCGACGAGAACTACCTGATGAGCAAGCTTGCAGGCCTTGATCCCGTTACGTTCCGGGATCGCAGTCTGGCCGCTTTCTATGCTGGCAATACCACCGTGCTCCGCGCGCTGATTCAATCCATCAACCGAGCTGGTACGGGATCCGTAAAGTGATCCGCGTTCCTTCACCGGGTTGGCTCTTGATGCACACCTCCCCACCATGAGCCTCCGTTACCTGACGTACAATTGACAGCCCCAGGCCGGTGCCTCCTGAGTTTTTTTTGGTGGTAAAAAAAGGATTTTCAGTCTGGCGGATCTGTTCCTCACTCATCCCGCAACCATTATCCTCGACACTGATTTCCACGAACTGACCACTCACAAAAAAACTGACCCGAACTTTTCCTTTTTTGTCCGGCACAGCTTCCAAGGCATTGATAACCAAGTTTTGGACCGCCCGCCCCACCTGTACGGCATCAATCTCAACAAGCACCCCCTGCTTGCCGGGTTCCGCCACAAGCTCCGCCTCCCGCGCTTCTGCTTTTTTTCCACAATCCTCCGTAATGGAGTGGATCAGTCGCC
The bacterium DNA segment above includes these coding regions:
- a CDS encoding UDP-3-O-acyl-N-acetylglucosamine deacetylase, yielding MATTPYGNLLQGDTVVMDRQFEAFQNQPVDQEWIPEIKEADHFQTTIGKAVSVTGPGTFFGRAQRTLHLEPTHTEGWWFDRTDLPDAMPIRVSANNVWTTQRNIVLCSGSPHNYMRMVEHIVALRLALNVDNLMIRMDSGDPPLFDRGSMDLVEAIEKAGIVKTDQPAHYITVKEPVAILAPNGSFLVFTPCTDPVPQLNLDVAVNFKTAIGQQRLKIRLTPETGRYGSLARTNCSFTQMLFTKTIGKLFADVRNLGYTNKNILVAGRRKYYNTPTMIHDGKSLEPVWHRTILDLAAALALIDTGRFVGNVYSYKAGHALDVIMVRKLFERDLFCTYK
- a CDS encoding radical SAM protein, yielding MSNHQLKRWLLINYAGYPFTSSSLMPDNGLANLAGIILATGGEVTILDYGTVSTVARMTSPELEQRLTCAWSNLRSTKPGAVSALRKLATLTVLPGAERERQRLQDSLIEDIGRELIAHIRSKDIQAVGFKLWNGDGLSGSAVLAHRIRRECPGVKIFGGGPHVDLFQDRLLRRYPFFDAMIYGEGEDTLRELCTDGAASEAYPGIPNLIYSTGSDIHMTEEKMVMDLDSLPMPVYDPVVYPAMAGDEKIKIIVIDESRGCRNDCAFCIHPIKSHKNVRMKSISRLMREVHRLQNDYGFNAFRFAGSCTPYSLLNDFAAEVVRQAIPLQYASFAHIHHSGEANFELIRQSGCVALFFGIESGSQQILDRLQKRITTAEITQAIQRANQAGLFTVGSLIFPAPGDTPGTAAETLELIRGLHLGSITLQPPIVMPRTRWFENPGSFGFGIADMEKYLNIGMTWKVKLQLPPRFWNPLPITLDGRSYRKMLARTAEFAKQLAPMGIPTSISDENYLMSKLAGLDPVTFRDRSLAAFYAGNTTVLRALIQSINRAGTGSVK